From one Phycodurus eques isolate BA_2022a chromosome 19, UOR_Pequ_1.1, whole genome shotgun sequence genomic stretch:
- the dhx32a gene encoding DEAD/H (Asp-Glu-Ala-Asp/His) box polypeptide 32a isoform X1 yields MTDNVKSEAQKKRRSEADWADSEAQKKHQSEAESVSEAPFCFGDELELNRFDGLPFSSRYYKLLAERRTLPMWTFRRRFDDALVHAQLLVVCAHADVGRSTQIPQWCAELCLSARYRHGTVVCTQAGGQRAVDLTLRVADEMDVNVGHEVGYSVGRETCCCADTVLRYCTDDILLREMMSDPFLEQYGVIVIDQAHQRTVSTDLLLGLLKDILVHRPELRVVVLTAPPLTDELRSHFRGAPIISLESPSSSLPEVVHSGAGKDYFYSALRLVLEIHRTKEDGDVVVFLASEEEVHCAHSILQKEGSRLGAHLGRMVPVVLGPSRGGLGRPPDERGICGKSRRAFLTTEHGEDLWWAMESVNFVIDCGVQKKMVYNPRIRANSEVLQSISQCQAELRRKLCGPAGKCFCLYADDGQLPARRSPRILESNITATVLFLKRMAIGGLGQCEFIDRPDPAGLMQALEELDYLAALDDDGNLSEIGVVMSEIPLEPQLAKALLASCEFDCVSEMLTVAAMLSAPNCFTEPLSGMTHEASQCHRNFQHHEGDHFTLINVYSAFKRSQKDPHFSVEMWCRDHFLDHSALQTAESIRAELTDTLNRIELPVSEPAFGTSSNAADLKRALLAGFFMQIARDVDGSGNYLILAHKHVAQVPPQSGYGPRAGKLGLPEWVLFHDYKLAENNFMRIVTQISPQVFIQTVPLYFFYNLPRSESKDILQHMLDPHASADTCKDDRHKASSHADDSNSSAVQSTDRCAIQ; encoded by the exons ATGACCGACAACGTCAAGAGCGAAGCCCAAAAGAAGCGTCGAAGTGAGGCCGACTGGGCCGACAGCGAGGCCCAAAAGAAGCACCAAAGTGAGGCGGAGTCGGTCAGCGAGGCTCCCTTTTGCTTCGGAGACGAACTGGAGCTGAACAGGTTCGACGGTTTACCTTTCTCGTCGCGGTACTACAAGCTGCTGGCCGAGAGGAGGACGCTGCCCATGTGGACTTTCCGGCGACGTTTCGACGACGCGCTCGTCCACGCGCAGCTGCTGGTCGTGTGCGCGCACGCCGACGTCGGCAGGAGCACGCAG ATCCCTCAGTGGTGCGCAGAGTTGTGCCTGTCGGCTCGCTACCGCCACGGCACGGTGGTGTGCACGCAGGCTGGTGGGCAGCGGGCCGTGGACTTGACCTTGCGCGTGGCCGACGAAATGGACGTGAACGTGGGCCACGAGGTGGGCTACAGCGTCGGGCGGGAGACCTGCTGCTGCGCCGATACTGTTCTCAG GTACTGCACTGATGACATCTTGCTCAGAGAGATGATGTCCGACCCTTTTCTGGAGCAGTACGGCGTGATCGTCATCGACCAGGCCCACCAGAGGACGGTGAGTACTGACCTCCTGCTGGGCCTCCTGAAGGACATCCTGGTGCACAGGCCCGAGCTCCGGGTGGTGGTCCTCACCGCCCCGCCCCTGACAGACGAGCTTCGGAGTCACTTCCGAGGAGCCCCGATCATCAGCCTGGAGTCGCCTTCGTCGAGTCTTCCCGAGGTGGTGCACAGCGGGGCCGGAAAAGATTACTTCTACTCTGCTCTGAGGCTGGTTCTAGAGATCCACCGCACCAAAGAGGACGGGGACGTCGTCGTGTTTTTGGCATCGGAGGAG GAGGTGCACTGCGCCCACAGCATCCTGCAGAAAGAAGGATCCAGACTAGGAGCACACCTGGGCCGGATGGTTCCCGTGGTCCTCGGTCCCAGCCGGGGAGGACTCGGGCGACCGCCGGATGAGCGAGGAATCTGTGGAAAATCCCGTAGAGCTTTTCTTACCACCGAACACGGGGAGGACCTGTGGTGGGCCATGGAGTCCGTCAACTTTGTCATTGACTGCGGAGTCCAGAAGAAAATG GTCTACAATCCGAGAATAAGAGCCAATTCCGAGGTGCTCCAGTCCATCAGTCAATGCCAAGCTGAACTACGCAGGAAGCTGTGCGGACCAGCAG GTAAATGTTTCTGTTTATACGCGGACGACGGCCAACTTCCTGCGCGGAGATCCCCTCGGATCCTGGAGTCCAACATCACGGCCACCGTTCTCTTCCTGAAGAGGATGGCGATCGGAGGTTTGGGCCAGTGCGAGTTCATCGACCGACCCG ATCCCGCGGGTCTCATGCAGGCCCTGGAGGAGTTGGACTACCTCGCCGCTCTGGACGACGACGGCAACCTCTCCGAGATCGGCGTCGTCATGTCCGAGATTCCCCTGGAACCTCAGCTGGCCAAAGCGCTGCTGGCGTCCTGCGAGTTCGACTGCGTCAGCGAGATGCTGACCGTCGCGGCGATGCTTTCGG CTCCTAACTGCTTCACGGAGCCTCTGTCCGGAATGACTCACGAGGCCTCGCAGTGTCACAGGAACTTCCAGCACCACGAAGGCGATCACTTCACCCTCATTAACGTCTACAGCGCCTTCAAGAGAAGCCAGAAGGATCCGC ACTTCAGTGTGGAAATGTGGTGCAGAGACCATTTCCTGGACCATTCAGCCCTCCAGACGGCCGAGAGCATCAGGGCGGAACTGACCGACACGCTGAACCGGATCGAGCTGCCCGTCTCTGAGCCGGCGTTCGGCACCAGTAGCAACGCGGCCGACCTGAAGCGAGCCCTGCTGGCGGGCTTCTTCATGCAG ATCGCTCGGGACGTGGATGGCTCTGGAAATTACCTGATCCTCGCGCACAAGCACGTGGCCCAGGTCCCCCCGCAGTCCGGCTACGGACCGCGCGCCGGCAAGCTGGGGCTGCCCGAGTGGGTACTGTTCCACGACTACAAGCTGGCCGAAAACAACTTCATGAGGATCGTCACCCAGATTTCACCGCAAGT CTTTATTCAAACGGTTCCGCTCTACTTCTTCTACAACCTGCCCCGCAGCGAGAGCAAAGACATCCTGCAGCACATGCTGGACCCGCACGCCAGCGCCGACACTTGTAAGGACGACAGACACAAAGCCAGCAGCCACGCTGACGATAGCAACAGCAGCGCTGTGCAGTCTACGGATCGCTGTGCCATCCAATGA
- the dhx32a gene encoding DEAD/H (Asp-Glu-Ala-Asp/His) box polypeptide 32a isoform X2: protein MTDNVKSEAQKKRRSEADWADSEAQKKHQSEAESVSEAPFCFGDELELNRFDGLPFSSRYYKLLAERRTLPMWTFRRRFDDALVHAQLLVVCAHADVGRSTQIPQWCAELCLSARYRHGTVVCTQAGGQRAVDLTLRVADEMDVNVGHEVGYSVGRETCCCADTVLRYCTDDILLREMMSDPFLEQYGVIVIDQAHQRTVSTDLLLGLLKDILVHRPELRVVVLTAPPLTDELRSHFRGAPIISLESPSSSLPEVVHSGAGKDYFYSALRLVLEIHRTKEDGDVVVFLASEEEVHCAHSILQKEGSRLGAHLGRMVPVVLGPSRGGLGRPPDERGICGKSRRAFLTTEHGEDLWWAMESVNFVIDCGVQKKMVYNPRIRANSEVLQSISQCQAELRRKLCGPAGKCFCLYADDGQLPARRSPRILESNITATVLFLKRMAIGGLGQCEFIDRPDPAGLMQALEELDYLAALDDDGNLSEIGVVMSEIPLEPQLAKALLASCEFDCVSEMLTVAAMLSAPNCFTEPLSGMTHEASQCHRNFQHHEGDHFTLINVYSAFKRSQKDPHFSVEMWCRDHFLDHSALQTAESIRAELTDTLNRIELPVSEPAFGTSSNAADLKRALLAGFFMQIARDVDGSGNYLILAHKHVAQVPPQSGYGPRAGKLGLPEWVLFHDYKLAENNFMRIVTQISPQVESKDILQHMLDPHASADTCKDDRHKASSHADDSNSSAVQSTDRCAIQ, encoded by the exons ATGACCGACAACGTCAAGAGCGAAGCCCAAAAGAAGCGTCGAAGTGAGGCCGACTGGGCCGACAGCGAGGCCCAAAAGAAGCACCAAAGTGAGGCGGAGTCGGTCAGCGAGGCTCCCTTTTGCTTCGGAGACGAACTGGAGCTGAACAGGTTCGACGGTTTACCTTTCTCGTCGCGGTACTACAAGCTGCTGGCCGAGAGGAGGACGCTGCCCATGTGGACTTTCCGGCGACGTTTCGACGACGCGCTCGTCCACGCGCAGCTGCTGGTCGTGTGCGCGCACGCCGACGTCGGCAGGAGCACGCAG ATCCCTCAGTGGTGCGCAGAGTTGTGCCTGTCGGCTCGCTACCGCCACGGCACGGTGGTGTGCACGCAGGCTGGTGGGCAGCGGGCCGTGGACTTGACCTTGCGCGTGGCCGACGAAATGGACGTGAACGTGGGCCACGAGGTGGGCTACAGCGTCGGGCGGGAGACCTGCTGCTGCGCCGATACTGTTCTCAG GTACTGCACTGATGACATCTTGCTCAGAGAGATGATGTCCGACCCTTTTCTGGAGCAGTACGGCGTGATCGTCATCGACCAGGCCCACCAGAGGACGGTGAGTACTGACCTCCTGCTGGGCCTCCTGAAGGACATCCTGGTGCACAGGCCCGAGCTCCGGGTGGTGGTCCTCACCGCCCCGCCCCTGACAGACGAGCTTCGGAGTCACTTCCGAGGAGCCCCGATCATCAGCCTGGAGTCGCCTTCGTCGAGTCTTCCCGAGGTGGTGCACAGCGGGGCCGGAAAAGATTACTTCTACTCTGCTCTGAGGCTGGTTCTAGAGATCCACCGCACCAAAGAGGACGGGGACGTCGTCGTGTTTTTGGCATCGGAGGAG GAGGTGCACTGCGCCCACAGCATCCTGCAGAAAGAAGGATCCAGACTAGGAGCACACCTGGGCCGGATGGTTCCCGTGGTCCTCGGTCCCAGCCGGGGAGGACTCGGGCGACCGCCGGATGAGCGAGGAATCTGTGGAAAATCCCGTAGAGCTTTTCTTACCACCGAACACGGGGAGGACCTGTGGTGGGCCATGGAGTCCGTCAACTTTGTCATTGACTGCGGAGTCCAGAAGAAAATG GTCTACAATCCGAGAATAAGAGCCAATTCCGAGGTGCTCCAGTCCATCAGTCAATGCCAAGCTGAACTACGCAGGAAGCTGTGCGGACCAGCAG GTAAATGTTTCTGTTTATACGCGGACGACGGCCAACTTCCTGCGCGGAGATCCCCTCGGATCCTGGAGTCCAACATCACGGCCACCGTTCTCTTCCTGAAGAGGATGGCGATCGGAGGTTTGGGCCAGTGCGAGTTCATCGACCGACCCG ATCCCGCGGGTCTCATGCAGGCCCTGGAGGAGTTGGACTACCTCGCCGCTCTGGACGACGACGGCAACCTCTCCGAGATCGGCGTCGTCATGTCCGAGATTCCCCTGGAACCTCAGCTGGCCAAAGCGCTGCTGGCGTCCTGCGAGTTCGACTGCGTCAGCGAGATGCTGACCGTCGCGGCGATGCTTTCGG CTCCTAACTGCTTCACGGAGCCTCTGTCCGGAATGACTCACGAGGCCTCGCAGTGTCACAGGAACTTCCAGCACCACGAAGGCGATCACTTCACCCTCATTAACGTCTACAGCGCCTTCAAGAGAAGCCAGAAGGATCCGC ACTTCAGTGTGGAAATGTGGTGCAGAGACCATTTCCTGGACCATTCAGCCCTCCAGACGGCCGAGAGCATCAGGGCGGAACTGACCGACACGCTGAACCGGATCGAGCTGCCCGTCTCTGAGCCGGCGTTCGGCACCAGTAGCAACGCGGCCGACCTGAAGCGAGCCCTGCTGGCGGGCTTCTTCATGCAG ATCGCTCGGGACGTGGATGGCTCTGGAAATTACCTGATCCTCGCGCACAAGCACGTGGCCCAGGTCCCCCCGCAGTCCGGCTACGGACCGCGCGCCGGCAAGCTGGGGCTGCCCGAGTGGGTACTGTTCCACGACTACAAGCTGGCCGAAAACAACTTCATGAGGATCGTCACCCAGATTTCACCGCAAGT CGAGAGCAAAGACATCCTGCAGCACATGCTGGACCCGCACGCCAGCGCCGACACTTGTAAGGACGACAGACACAAAGCCAGCAGCCACGCTGACGATAGCAACAGCAGCGCTGTGCAGTCTACGGATCGCTGTGCCATCCAATGA
- the bccip gene encoding protein BCCIP homolog: protein MASSAKKRAVGLGENPRESDDSTDESLGEDGDSTGEDSQASEEEINEEVTVDFEAHAVSRNDYNGIKKLLQQLFLKAHVNTSEMTDIIIQQNHVGSVIKQAEVPEDSDDDDPDEVFGFITMLNLTERKGVQCVEQLKELILDQCEKSSGRAAAEQLEQTLGDTAEPVGLLLSERFVNVPPQIALPLHKQLQEEIREAERTNKPSGKYHYCLMISKTCKEVGKSVPARGSAPKDEYMFINAEEEFFYEHAVSKFHFSVQEDADSCLSGRWSFDDVPMKPFRTVMLIPVDRMSAVMDKLKEYLTV from the exons ATGGCGTCGTCGGCTAAGAAGAGGGCGGTAGGTCTGGGGGAGAATCCCCGGGAAAGCGACGACAGCACGGACGAGAGTCTGGGGGAAGACGGCGATTCCACCGGGGAGGACAGCCAAGCGTCCGAAGAGGAGATTAACGAG GAGGTGACGGTGGACTTCGAAGCCCACGCCGTTTCACGCAACGACTACAATGGCATCAAGAAGCTCTTACAACAG CTGTTTCTGAAGGCTCATGTCAATACGTCAGAGATGACCGACATCATTATCCAGCAGAACCATGTCGGAAGTGTCATCAAG CAAGCAGAGGTGCCCGAAGACAGCGACGACGACGACCCAGATGAAGTGTTTGGCTTCATCACCATGCTGAACCTCACAGAACGAAAG GGTGTGCAGTGCGTGGAGCAGTTGAAAGAGCTGATCCTGGACCAGTGCGAGAAGAGCTCGGGCCGCGCCGCCGCCGAGCAGCTGGAGCAGACGCTCGGCGACACGGCCGAGCCCGTCGGCCTCCTGCTCAGCGAGCGCTTCGTCAACGTGCCGCCGCAGATCGCGCTGCCGCTGCACAAGCAGCTACA GGAGGAGATCCGTGAAGCTGAGCGAACCAACAAGCCCAGCGGGAAGTACCACTACTGCCTGATGATCAGCAAGACCTGCAAGGAGGTCGGCAAGAGCGTTCCCGCCAGAGGCTCCGCCCCCAAGGACGAATACATGTTTATCAATGCTGAGGAGGAATTCTTCTACGAG CACGCCGTCTCCAAGTTCCACTTCTCGGTTCAGGAGGACGCCGACTCGTGCTTGAGCGGCCGCTGGTCCTTCGACGACGTTCCCATGAAGCCGTTCCGCACGGTCATGTTGATCCCGGTGGACCGGATGTCCGCCGTCATGGACAAACTCAAAGAATATCTGACCGTGTGA